The Dermacentor albipictus isolate Rhodes 1998 colony chromosome 2, USDA_Dalb.pri_finalv2, whole genome shotgun sequence genome has a segment encoding these proteins:
- the LOC139055556 gene encoding lactosylceramide 4-alpha-galactosyltransferase-like, producing MIILVTVNWSTMVLEDATFLNEGGDRAPRRIFFLETSRIRTVGARTACAVESASRLHPLWSVHYLHASVRVLSPFCPFATLLRTFRNVRLAHLDYKSHFKDTVLDLWLREAPYKRGPYEAVHLSDGLRLGLLFKHGGVYADFDVIFLKSLEGIDDAVVACSADDTVTNNFLAFSARHSFIRDCLDDFVWGYYPKDWGYNGPRVVRRVLLRWCNATRVEQALDNRRRCRGVTVLPRNRLLPLNYTTAHQLFHAAAGPSVSESFGRSYLVHTFHSRTRGIQAERGSFVERAAAENCPRTFELANRLYGRF from the exons ATGATTATACTTGTCACCGTGAACTGGAGCACCATGG TTTTGGAGGACGCGACTTTTCTGAACGAGGGAGGCGACCGCGCACCAAGACGGATATTCTTTCTGGAGACGTCCAGGATCCGAACTGTCGGGGCGCGGACAGCGTGCGCCGTAGAGTCCGCATCTCGGCTCCATCCTCTCTGGTCGGTCCACTACTTGCACGCTTCTGTGAGAGTGCTGTCGCCTTTCTGTCCGTTCGCGACGCTTCTCCGTACCTTCCGTAACGTGCGATTGGCTCACCTGGACTACAAGAGCCATTTTAAG GACACCGTCCTCGACCTGTGGCTTCGCGAGGCTCCCTACAAGCGCGGCCCGTACGAGGCGGTCCACTTGTCCGATGGTCTCAGGCTGGGTTTGCTGTTCAAACATGGCGGCGTGTACGCCGACTTCGACGTCATCTTCCTGAAGAGCTTGGAAGGCATAGACGACGCCGTGGTGGCCTGTTCCGCTGACGACACGGTCACCAACAATTTCTTGGCCTTTTCTGCGCGCCACTCGTTCATCCGGGATTGCCTCGATGACTTCGTTTGGGGTTACTATCCAAAGGATTGGGGTTACAACGGGCCCAG ggttGTGCGCAGAGTCCTCCTCCGATGGTGCAATGCAACCAGAGTGGAGCAAGCGCTGGACAACAGACGGCGCTGCCGTGGAGTGACTGTGTTGCCGCGCAACCGGCTTCTGCCACTGAATTACACGACGGCGCACCAGCTCTTCCACGCTGCCGCCGGCCCGAGCGTCAGCGAGTCATTCGGCCGGAGCTATTTGGTGCACACGTTCCACAGTCGCACCCGCGGCATCCAGGCCGAGCGCGGGTCGTTCGTTGAACGGGCGGCCGCCGAAAACTGCCCGCGCACCTTTGAACTCGCGAACAGACTGTACGGACGCTTTTGA